In a genomic window of Caloenas nicobarica isolate bCalNic1 chromosome 1, bCalNic1.hap1, whole genome shotgun sequence:
- the RNF121 gene encoding E3 ubiquitin ligase RNF121 isoform X2, translating to MAAVLEVEVGGPVERDVEEVDLSHLSPEERWRVEHARMHAKHRGHEAMHAEMVLILIATLVVAQLLLVQWKQRHPRSYNMVTLFQMWVVPLYFTIKLNWWRFLVIWVLFSAVTAFVTFRATRKPLVQTTPRLVYKWFLLIYKISYATGIVGYMAVMFTLFGLNFLFRIKPEDAMDFGISLLFYGLYYGVLERDFAEMCADYMASTIGFYSASGMPTKHLSDSVCAVCGQQILVDVNEEGIIENTYRLSCNHVFHEFCIRGWCIVGKKQTCPYCKEKVDLKRMFSNPWERPHVMYGQLLDWLRYLVAWQPVIIGLVQGINYILGLE from the exons GGTGGAGCACGCGCGGATGCACGCCAAGCACCGCGGGCACGAGGCGATGCACGCTGAGATGGTCCTCATCCTCATCGCCACGCTGGTGgtggcacagctgctgctggtccaGTGGAAGCAGCGGCACCCGCGCTCCTACAAC ATGGTGACGCTCTTCCAGATGTGGGTAGTGCCTCTGTATTTCACCATCAAGCTGAACTGGTGGCGGTTCCTGGTGATCTGGGTGCTCTTCTCGGCGGTCACAGCTTTTGTCACCTTCAGGGCAACTCGCAAACCTCTGGTACAGACAACGCCCAG ACTGGTTTATAAATGGTTTCTGCTAATATACAAGATCAGCTATGCCACTGGGATCGTGGGGTACATGGCGGTGATGTTCACACTCTTCGGTCTTAACTTCTTGTTCAG AATCAAGCCAGAAGACGCCATGGATTTTGGCATCTCCCTCCTCTTCTACGGCCTTTACTATGGGGTGCTGGAGCGAGACTTTGCCGAGATGTGTGCGGATTACATGGCCTCCACGATCGGG TTCTACAGTGCCTCGGGGATGCCCACCAAGCACCTCTCCGACAGCGTCTGCGCCGTCTGCGGCCAGCAGATCTTAGTGGACGTCAACGAGGAGGGAATCATCGAGAATACCTACCGTCTCTCCTGCAACCACGT GTTTCACGAGTTCTGCATCCGTGGCTGGTGCATCGTCGGGAAGAAGCAGACATGTCCCTACTGCAAGGAGAAGGTGGATCTCAAGCGGATGTTCAGTAACCC CTGGGAGAGGCCTCACGTCATGTACGGGCAGCTGCTGGACTGGCTGCGGTACCTGGTGGCCTGGCAGCCGGTGATCATCGGCCTGGTCCAGGGCATCAACTACATCCTGGGGCTGGAGTAA
- the IL18BP gene encoding interleukin-18-binding protein, producing the protein MAAPRPARAVALQRPHITVLRLSPEPPRLGKNVTVLCEAVSDLPEFTLLYWLGNGSFVEKLHPDGAVSEGTVLEEPRGSGVALLRNLHFSSFSAQHLRTNYTCVVLSPLGVDTKEVRWVPPALAPTSAESGGLG; encoded by the exons ATGGCTGCACCGCGTCCCGCCC GTGCCGTGGCCCTGCAGCGCCCCCACATCACCGTCCTGCGGCTCTCACCAGAGCCCCCCCGCCTGG GCAAGAACGTGACAGTGTTGTGTGAGGCGGTGAGCGACCTCCCCGAGTTCACGCTGCTCTACTGGCTGGGGAACGGCTCCTTCGTGGAGAAGCTGCACCCGGATGGGGCTGTGAGCGAGGGGACGGTGCT GGAGGAGCCGCGGGGCTCCGGGGTGGCCCTGCTCCGCAACCTGCACTTCAGCTCCTTCAGCGCCCAGCACCTGCGCACCAACTACACCTGTGTGGTGCTCAGCCCCCTCGGCGTCGACACCAAGGAGGTGCGGTGGGTGCCCCCGGCACTGGCCCCGACCTCTGCCGAGAGCGGGGGACTGGGCTGA
- the RNF121 gene encoding E3 ubiquitin ligase RNF121 isoform X1 has protein sequence MAAVLEVEVGGPVERDVEEVDLSHLSPEERWRVEHARMHAKHRGHEAMHAEMVLILIATLVVAQLLLVQWKQRHPRSYNMVTLFQMWVVPLYFTIKLNWWRFLVIWVLFSAVTAFVTFRATRKPLVQTTPRLVYKWFLLIYKISYATGIVGYMAVMFTLFGLNFLFRIKPEDAMDFGISLLFYGLYYGVLERDFAEMCADYMASTIGFYSASGMPTKHLSDSVCAVCGQQILVDVNEEGIIENTYRLSCNHVYPSPPAPAPHLAGSALGLPARAPAHSFPKTPIPGAVLLMLRMIPACVIADLARKEAASRVSLKSLPRRLHVCYKRLFPLPSSPQLHLPAPAVLL, from the exons GGTGGAGCACGCGCGGATGCACGCCAAGCACCGCGGGCACGAGGCGATGCACGCTGAGATGGTCCTCATCCTCATCGCCACGCTGGTGgtggcacagctgctgctggtccaGTGGAAGCAGCGGCACCCGCGCTCCTACAAC ATGGTGACGCTCTTCCAGATGTGGGTAGTGCCTCTGTATTTCACCATCAAGCTGAACTGGTGGCGGTTCCTGGTGATCTGGGTGCTCTTCTCGGCGGTCACAGCTTTTGTCACCTTCAGGGCAACTCGCAAACCTCTGGTACAGACAACGCCCAG ACTGGTTTATAAATGGTTTCTGCTAATATACAAGATCAGCTATGCCACTGGGATCGTGGGGTACATGGCGGTGATGTTCACACTCTTCGGTCTTAACTTCTTGTTCAG AATCAAGCCAGAAGACGCCATGGATTTTGGCATCTCCCTCCTCTTCTACGGCCTTTACTATGGGGTGCTGGAGCGAGACTTTGCCGAGATGTGTGCGGATTACATGGCCTCCACGATCGGG TTCTACAGTGCCTCGGGGATGCCCACCAAGCACCTCTCCGACAGCGTCTGCGCCGTCTGCGGCCAGCAGATCTTAGTGGACGTCAACGAGGAGGGAATCATCGAGAATACCTACCGTCTCTCCTGCAACCACGTGTATCCTTCTCCTCCGGCGCCAGCCCCTCACCTCGCTGGTTCTGCGCTGGGGCTGCCGGCCAGAGCTCCTGCCCACAGCTTCCCCAAAACGCCCATCCCGGGGGCTGTTCTGCTGATGCTGCGCATGATCCCGGCCTGTGTCATCGCTGACCTGGCACGGAAAGAAGCTGCGTCCCGCGTGTCTCTGAAATCACTTCCTCGCCGCCTCCATGTGTGTTACAAGCGGttgtttcctcttccttcctcacCCCAGCTCCACCTCCCGGCTCCGGCCGTGCTGCTGTAG
- the RNF121 gene encoding E3 ubiquitin ligase RNF121 isoform X3 translates to MAAVLEVEVGGPVERDVEEVDLSHLSPEERWRVEHARMHAKHRGHEAMHAEMVLILIATLVVAQLLLVQWKQRHPRSYNMVTLFQMWVVPLYFTIKLNWWRFLVIWVLFSAVTAFVTFRATRKPLVQTTPRLVYKWFLLIYKISYATGIVGYMAVMFTLFGLNFLFRIKPEDAMDFGISLLFYGLYYGVLERDFAEMCADYMASTIGFYSASGMPTKHLSDSVCAVCGQQILVDVNEEGIIENTYRLSCNHVFHEFCIRGWCIVGKKQTCPYCKEKVDLKRMFSNPSCLAGRGLTSCTGSCWTGCGTWWPGSR, encoded by the exons GGTGGAGCACGCGCGGATGCACGCCAAGCACCGCGGGCACGAGGCGATGCACGCTGAGATGGTCCTCATCCTCATCGCCACGCTGGTGgtggcacagctgctgctggtccaGTGGAAGCAGCGGCACCCGCGCTCCTACAAC ATGGTGACGCTCTTCCAGATGTGGGTAGTGCCTCTGTATTTCACCATCAAGCTGAACTGGTGGCGGTTCCTGGTGATCTGGGTGCTCTTCTCGGCGGTCACAGCTTTTGTCACCTTCAGGGCAACTCGCAAACCTCTGGTACAGACAACGCCCAG ACTGGTTTATAAATGGTTTCTGCTAATATACAAGATCAGCTATGCCACTGGGATCGTGGGGTACATGGCGGTGATGTTCACACTCTTCGGTCTTAACTTCTTGTTCAG AATCAAGCCAGAAGACGCCATGGATTTTGGCATCTCCCTCCTCTTCTACGGCCTTTACTATGGGGTGCTGGAGCGAGACTTTGCCGAGATGTGTGCGGATTACATGGCCTCCACGATCGGG TTCTACAGTGCCTCGGGGATGCCCACCAAGCACCTCTCCGACAGCGTCTGCGCCGTCTGCGGCCAGCAGATCTTAGTGGACGTCAACGAGGAGGGAATCATCGAGAATACCTACCGTCTCTCCTGCAACCACGT GTTTCACGAGTTCTGCATCCGTGGCTGGTGCATCGTCGGGAAGAAGCAGACATGTCCCTACTGCAAGGAGAAGGTGGATCTCAAGCGGATGTTCAGTAACCC TTCCTGCCTAGCTGGGAGAGGCCTCACGTCATGTACGGGCAGCTGCTGGACTGGCTGCGGTACCTGGTGGCCTGGCAGCCGGTGA